The DNA segment TTCATCACGTTTTGTGATTGTATTTTGTTGAAAGCGGTCGAAACAATCACTTCGTCCAATACAAATGGTTTGTTTTTGTGAAGACTGTCTTGTTTGATTTCTTGTGCTTGAATAATAGCCGAAAACCCCACGAATAGGGTAAATATAAATTTTTTCATTTGAAATGATTTTATGAACTATTCAAGAGTTAACTTTTGCCACAAAGACACAAAGTCGCAAATTTTAAATTATGTAGCAGTTTTGGAGCAATTTAAGTACTCCATAAATTCATATTTTTTACGACAATATTGTTTAATCTCTTAATGGTAAATGAACCTGAATAATTACAGTTTTATGATTAAATAGGAAGCGCAAAAAAACTTTGCGTCTTTGTGCCTTTGCGGCAAATATGTTTATACAATAAAACTCGGGGGAGCACGAAGCGCAAAAAGGCTTCCTTTAAAGAATTGGGTAATTTCCCTGGATTTGAAAAAGGAATATCCAGATGGAATGTTGATTTTTTTGAATTCGAAATGATGAATATCCGAAGCAATAAAACTGCTTATGGTAAAATTACAAACAAAACAATGATCGAAATTATGGTGTTGATGCGTGATTTCCTTGCTGGAAGTGTATGCGTGGTGGCATTTTTTTTCGGATAGTTGTTGCGCTAAATGCTCATAACTATGCGCCGATTGAAACAGCATGGCAAACAATACCGCAACTACCAAGAAAAGATTTACTATGACAAATTTCTTTTTCATCCAATGCAAAGGTAGTTATACCCAATAAAAAATCCGGTCAACTTTAACATAATTTAAAGTCAACCGGATTTTATGAAATATTAAAATGGTTTTAAACCAAATTGTGTGCTATTAAATATTCAGCAATTTGAATCGTGTTTGTTGCAGCGCCTTTTCTCAAGTTGTCGGCCACAATCCACATATTCAAGGTGTTGTCTTGGCTTTCGTCACGACGAATACGTCCCACAAATACGTCGTTTTTACCTTCGGCATATTTTGGCATTGGATAAGTAAAAGTGTCCAAATTGTCTTGAACCGTCACACCATCCGTTTGGCTCAAAAGCGTTCTTACTTCGTTTACGTCAAAATCATTGCTGAATTCCACATTTACGGCTTCGCTATGACCACCAACAACCGGTACACGAACTGCGGTAGCCGTAACTTTGATGCTGTCGTCGCTCAAGATTTTTTTAGTTTCTTTAACCAATTTCATCTCTTCTTTGGTATATCCATTTGGTTCGAAAACGTCACATTGAGGAATACAGTTTCGGTTGATTTCGTATTTGTAAACCATGTCGCCTTTTATGCCGGCCACTTCATTTTCGAATTGTTGAACCGCTTTTACTCCAGTTCCAGTGATGGATTGGTAAGTAGAAACAATCACGCGTTTTACATTGTATTTTTTGTGCAAAGGAGCCAAGGCCAAAACCATTTGAATTGTGGAACAGTTTGGATTGGCAATGATTTTATCTTCTTTTGTCAATTCGTTTGCATTGATTTCAGGAACGATCAATTTTTTAGTTGGATCCATTCTCCAAGCCGATGAGTTATCAATAACTGTAGTTCCAGCTGCAGCAAATTTTGGTGCCCAATCCAATGAAGTTTGTCCGCCTGCCGAGAAAACAGCAATTTCTGGTTTCATGTCCACTGCAGTTTGTAAACCAACAACGGTATGCTTTTGTCCTTTGAATTCAATTACTTTACCCACTGATTTTTCAGACGCAACAAGAATTAATTCGGTGTATGGAAAATTTCTTTCTTCTAATACTTTTAACATTATTTCGCCAACCATTCCAGTGGCTCCTACAACTGCAAGTTTCATATTGTGTATTTTTTATTTTTAATATTAATTTCAAAGTACAAAAGTAAGCAATAAGTTATTTAAAACAAGCGCGTTCACAAAAAGTAACAAAATGTTATATTTGTAACAATTACAAAAAAGAACCACGCTGTTGGGCGTGGTTTAGTTAGAATATATAGTGTAGCGGAAATTTATTTTTTCAACAAATCCCTGATTTGTGTTAGCAATTCTTCTTGAGTTGGCCCAGCTGGTACAGCAGGAGCAGCTTCCTTTTTCTTTTTTGTTTTTTCATAAGCTTTTAAAACCATAAAAATACAAAAACCAATAATCACGAAATCGAAAACGGTTTGTATGAAAGCTCCATAATTCAGGGCGACTTCTGCAACGGCGGGAGCTTTTTCAACTCCATTTTCCATTATTGCCGGAATGCCGTCTTGCAGCACGATTTTCAAGTTTTTGAAATCCACTTTTCCTAAAAGCAACCCAATTGGCGGCATTAAAACATCATTTGTAAATGAAGTTACAATTTTTCCAAAAGCACCACCCACAATTACGGCTGTTGCCAAATTTACTATTTCGCCTTTCATCAAAAAGGCCTTAAAATCGCTTACGAATCCCATAATTTTTTTGTTTTTAGGTTTAAATTTAACACGAATATAATTAATTTATTTTAAATTTTTTTATTCGCGATAAAAAACTCGTTTTACCCTTTGGGAAATACTGGTCAAGATTTCATAAGGAATGGTTTGCAATTGTTCAGCGATAAAAGAAACACTTGGGCTTTCGCCAAAAATTATGACGGAATCCCCTTCTTTACAATTGATTTCGGTAATGTCAACCATCAACATATCCATGCAAATACTGCCAACGATGGTTGCTTTTTGATTATTTATTGTCACAAAACCAACTCCATTCCCCCAATGTCTCGAAATTCCGTCGGCATAACCAATTGGGATTGTGGCTATTTTTGTTGGTTTTTCGGCAACAAATCGTCTTCCATAGCCTACGCTTTCGCCAGCTTGAATAGTCCTGATTTGCGAAATAATGGATTTTAAAGTACCCACGTTTTCTAAATATTTTTGTTCCTCGACATCGTTAGAAACGCCATAGAGTCCAATGCCAAGGCGAACCATGTCATATTGTGCTTCCGGAAAATTACTGATTCCCGATGTGTTTAAAATATGGCGAATGGGTTTTATTTGCAATTCAGCCATTAATTTTGAAGACAATTTTTCGAATAAATCAATCTGTGAATGTGCAAAATCTTGATGTTCCAAGTCATCGCTCGTGGCCATATGCGACAAAATACTTTTTACGGTCACGAATTTGTTGTCTTTTAAAACTGCAATTAATTCGTCTAAATTCTCTTCTTCGAAACCCAAACGGTGCATTCCGGTGTCGAGTTTGACGTGAATGGGAAAGTGTTTCAGTTTTCGTTTTTCGGCAATGTTCAAGAAGGCATTCAAGCCTTTCAAACTGTAAATTTCGGGTTCTAATTTATATTGAATGATGGACGAAAAACTGGTTGTTTCTGGATTCATAACCATTATGGGTAAAGTGATTCCAGCATTTTTCAACGAAATTCCTTCATCGGCAAAAGCCACGCCCAAATAATCTACCTTGTGATGTTCGAGTAGTTTGGCAATTTCAAATCCGCCGTTTCCATAACCAAACGCTTTTACCATTACCATCATTTTGGTAGTAGGTTTGAGTTTCGATTTAAAAAAACTAAGATTGTGACTAATGGAATTTAGGTTGATTTCCAGAACGGTTTCGTGTGTTTTCTCTTCTAATGCGGCAACTATTTCTTCAAATTGAAAATGTCTCGCTCCTTTTATTAGAATGGTTTCGTTTACAAAATTCAAATAGTTGAAATTCAGAAAAAAGTCGGCAGTGTTTTTAAAAGTGATGCAGTTGGTAAGCTTGTGTTTAAATGCTGAAATAGTTTCGCCAATTCCAATGACACGATTGATTTTATTATTTTTAATTAATTGGGCAACCTTCGTATATAATTCTTCGTTGGACAAGCCACTTTGAAAAATGTCCGAAAGGATGACCGTTTTGTTTTTGTATTGTTTTTGGCTTTCCAGAAAATCCAAGGCAATTTTCAACGACTGAAAATCTGAACTATAGCTGTCGTCAATAAGTGTCGTATTGTTGATTCCGGTTTTGACTTTCAAACGCATTTCAACCGGATACAGCCATTGCATACGGTTTTGAATCGTTTTCTTGTCGTATTTAAAACTCAATAAAACCATCAAGCAAGTAACGGCATTTTCAATTGAAGCTTCATCCTGAAAAGGAATTTGTATGTCGAAATTGTCTTTGCCATAGCGAATTTGCAAAATCGTTTTGTCTTCAATGGCTTTTCTTCTGACAAAAACATCGGCTGTTTCATCACTGTAACTCCAGGAAAAAGCTTTTATATTGGATTCGATAAGAGCATCAATAATTTTATTTTTTTGATATATGATTAGCTTCGAATGTTTGAAAAGTTTTAGTTTTTCCTTGATTTTTTTCTCCAAATCTTCAAAACCTTCGTCGTGCGCCGTACCAATATTGGTTATGATTCCAATGGTTGGTTTGATGATGGTTTCCAGTTTTTCCATCTCGTTCATTTTCGAGATTCCCGCTTCAAAAATGCCCAGATTGTGCTTGTCATTAATCGAAATTACCGATAAAGGAACGCCCACTTGAGAATTATAGCTTTTGGGACTTCGGATGATGTTGAAATCTGGATTTAATAGAAAGTTCAACCATTCTTTGACGATGGTTTTTCCGTTGCTTCCCGTCAATCCAAAAACGGGGAACTTAAAAAGACTTCGGTAGTAAGCCGCATAGCGTTGCAATGCATCCAAGGTGTTTTCGACGACCAAAAAAGTGGCTTTGCCTGTTAATCCTTCCGGAATGTGGGTAACCACAAAGCAGCGAACGCCTTTTTCGATTAAGGATGAAATGTAAATGTGGGCATCATTATTGGGTCCAACTAGTGCAAAAAACAATGTTTTTTCATTGTTTTGCAAAGAACGGCTATCAATGGAAATAGTGTCAATTGTGCCGTTACTGTCTCCAAACCTTTTGGCGTGGAGAATTTTTTCGATGTTTGGGATAGATAAAGTCAAGGGTCTAACTTTTTGGTATTGAAATTAAGAATTCGGTGGTTGTCATTACTGTTGTTTTCGGAATTTTTGAAATAAAAAAACAGTTGTCGATAACGATTTATTTGTATGTATAAAAGTACAGAATAAAACGGTGTAAGAAAAAAAAAATGGCTTTTTTCTAACGGTTTTTTTTCTTAAGAATGGTTTTTTGGAAAAGAGAGAATTAATCGGTGATTAATTTGAATTTTACAGCTTGAAAAAATAGTTTCGAATCTTTCTCGAAATAGATTCCGTTTTCTTTTTCCTCCAATTTTACTTGGTAGCCATGAATTAGGGCAGTTTGTGCAATAACATTTATTTGGTAAGTAGTACCCGTTTTGTTTGTGCTGGAGATTTTTTGAACAATGCCATTAATCACAACCGATTTTGGGACAATAGTAGCGTTATTTAGTTCAAAACAAACTATATATCCTTTCTCGCTATTCCTGTTATAACTTTTATACGTTTGGTTTTTAATGCCCAAAAGCTGACTGGTACAGGAAAAAAGAAAAAATCCGAAAGAAAGTAATAAAAATCCGGTTTTGAACATACTATTTTTCATAATTTTAAAGTTTTTATAGCTACAAATCTAACTTAAATTATACGATTGATAAATAATGAAATTAAAATATATCATTAAAACACTGCTTGTAGCATTTGTTTTTACTTCTTGCAGCAAGGATTCTGATTCTAATGAAATCACGACTGCCAAACCAGACGAGATTAACAACTTTGTTTGGAAAGCGATGAATTCTTGGTATTACTGGCAACCCAATGTTGCCGATTTGTCTGATAGCAAAATTGCTTCTGCCACGACCTATGCCAATTTTATAAACGGAAAAACGCCCGATGCGCTTTTTTATTCGCTCCTGTATCAAAGAGGAACTGTCGATAGATTTTCTTGGATTGAAAACAGTAATGAAGTAGTGTATGCCTCAAAAATTGCAGAAGTTGAAAAAAGTGGTGGTTTTAGTTATGGAATTTACCCTAAAGACGTATCCAGTATAAATATGGTAGCCTTGATTAACTACATTGTACCTGGTTCGCCAGCAGCTTTGGCGGGATTGAAAAGAGGCGACGTCATTACAAAAATAAATGGAAGCCAGCTTACTTTAAGCAATTATGGACAACTTGATAATTCACAAATAACAGTTACTTTGGCATCTAGCGTGCAATTTACAAGCTCTAGTTTAGTAACTACAGACAAAGTAGCAACTGTAACTCTAACAAAAGCCGATATCGACGAAAACCCTGTTGCTTATTATGAAAAGAAAGTATATGGAGGCAAAAACATTGGCTATTTGGTTTATAATGGTTTTAAATCAGATTATAATGATGAACTCAATGCGGCTTTCGCCAAAATGCAATCGGATGGAATTAACGAATTGGTTTTGGATTTAAGATACAATGGAGGTGGATCATTAGAAACGGCAGTTGCTTTGGCACAAATGATTAATGGCAGTTTTACCAATAAACCTTATGCTTATTTAGATTTTAATGACAAACACAATGATGAAGATGGCTATGAAAACTTTTCCGATAAAGTAAGAATTTTTAACTTGGTTGATAACGAGCCCACTTTTCAGAGAGAAGAAAGTGTCAACAGTCTTGCTTTGACAAAAATATATGCGTTGGTAAGTTTTCAAACGGCTTCTGCCAGTGAACTTACCATACAATGCCTGAAAAAATACATTAACGTAACCACGATAGGAGAAGAAACAACAGGCAAGTTTGTGGGGTCTAATACATTGTACGATTCTCCTGTTTATGATTACACCTCATATGCCAATAGAAGTACCAAACACAAATGGCAATTGCAACCCATAACTTTTTCTTATTACAACAAAGACAAAGACGCAAATCCAACGAATATTGCGCCGGATTACGAAATTAATCCTTACAGTGTTTTCTTGAATCTGGTTGAATTTGGAAACGTAAAAGACCCTTGTTTGAAAAAAGCACTCGAATTGATTACGGGACAAACTATGCGTACTACGGGGAAAAATGTGGACGCCTCGTTTTTTAGAACCGGCAATCTTGCTGCATTCAACCCTACAAACACTGCCAAAGGATTGTATATCGAGGATTTCAAAAGTAGAAAAAAATAATTGATGGTTTGAAAGTTAAAAATCTCAAACACCAAGGGGTTGCAATTTCAATTTAGAAAAAGATATCTTTAAAATACAAAATAAACCCTTTCAGAATTTTGAATACTGAAGGGGTTACTTTTTATTTTTCCTCATTCTTTTTCATCGCATAAAAATAAGCGGCGCGACTCAAGGGTTCGTATTCTTCGATTTCGCCGAGCATCACGAGTTTGTCGTTGTCGGTTTTCCTGAAGCTGTAATTGGCCAGATTTCCTGTTCGGGTGCAAACAGCGTGCACTTTGGTCACGTATTCTGCTGTGGCCATCAGGGCAGGCATTGGGCCAAAAGGATTGCCTTTGAAATCCATATCCAATCCGGCAACGATGACACGAATGCCTTGGTTGGCCAAATCATTGCAGATTTTCACGATTTCGTCGTCAAAAAACTGGGCTTCGTCAATGCCGACCACATCGCAACCTTGTGCCAAAATTGCAATATTGGCCGCGGCTGGAACCGGTGTGGAGCGAATTTCATTAGCATCGTGCGACACCACCATTTCGTCATGATAACGCGTGTCTATTTCGGGTTTGAAGATTTCCACTTTTTGTTTGGCAAATTGCGCTCTCTTAAGTCTGCGAATGAGTTCCTCGGTTTTGCCCGAGAACATTGAACCGCAAATAACTTCGATCCAACCAAATTGTTCTTTATGATTTACTGTGTTTTCGAGAAACATTTTGTATTTTTCGGACTTTAGAAATGAATAATTTTTATTACTTTGTAACGAAAACAAATTTATTAAAAAAGACACACCTTACTCACTATAATTTCAAAAGTTATGAAGAAAAAATTGGAAGCCGACTTGATGAGCATTGCGCA comes from the Flavobacterium limnophilum genome and includes:
- the mscL gene encoding large-conductance mechanosensitive channel protein MscL; translation: MGFVSDFKAFLMKGEIVNLATAVIVGGAFGKIVTSFTNDVLMPPIGLLLGKVDFKNLKIVLQDGIPAIMENGVEKAPAVAEVALNYGAFIQTVFDFVIIGFCIFMVLKAYEKTKKKKEAAPAVPAGPTQEELLTQIRDLLKK
- a CDS encoding S41 family peptidase, giving the protein MKLKYIIKTLLVAFVFTSCSKDSDSNEITTAKPDEINNFVWKAMNSWYYWQPNVADLSDSKIASATTYANFINGKTPDALFYSLLYQRGTVDRFSWIENSNEVVYASKIAEVEKSGGFSYGIYPKDVSSINMVALINYIVPGSPAALAGLKRGDVITKINGSQLTLSNYGQLDNSQITVTLASSVQFTSSSLVTTDKVATVTLTKADIDENPVAYYEKKVYGGKNIGYLVYNGFKSDYNDELNAAFAKMQSDGINELVLDLRYNGGGSLETAVALAQMINGSFTNKPYAYLDFNDKHNDEDGYENFSDKVRIFNLVDNEPTFQREESVNSLALTKIYALVSFQTASASELTIQCLKKYINVTTIGEETTGKFVGSNTLYDSPVYDYTSYANRSTKHKWQLQPITFSYYNKDKDANPTNIAPDYEINPYSVFLNLVEFGNVKDPCLKKALELITGQTMRTTGKNVDASFFRTGNLAAFNPTNTAKGLYIEDFKSRKK
- a CDS encoding thymidine kinase is translated as MFLENTVNHKEQFGWIEVICGSMFSGKTEELIRRLKRAQFAKQKVEIFKPEIDTRYHDEMVVSHDANEIRSTPVPAAANIAILAQGCDVVGIDEAQFFDDEIVKICNDLANQGIRVIVAGLDMDFKGNPFGPMPALMATAEYVTKVHAVCTRTGNLANYSFRKTDNDKLVMLGEIEEYEPLSRAAYFYAMKKNEEK
- a CDS encoding bifunctional UDP-N-acetylmuramoyl-tripeptide:D-alanyl-D-alanine ligase/alanine racemase, coding for MTLSIPNIEKILHAKRFGDSNGTIDTISIDSRSLQNNEKTLFFALVGPNNDAHIYISSLIEKGVRCFVVTHIPEGLTGKATFLVVENTLDALQRYAAYYRSLFKFPVFGLTGSNGKTIVKEWLNFLLNPDFNIIRSPKSYNSQVGVPLSVISINDKHNLGIFEAGISKMNEMEKLETIIKPTIGIITNIGTAHDEGFEDLEKKIKEKLKLFKHSKLIIYQKNKIIDALIESNIKAFSWSYSDETADVFVRRKAIEDKTILQIRYGKDNFDIQIPFQDEASIENAVTCLMVLLSFKYDKKTIQNRMQWLYPVEMRLKVKTGINNTTLIDDSYSSDFQSLKIALDFLESQKQYKNKTVILSDIFQSGLSNEELYTKVAQLIKNNKINRVIGIGETISAFKHKLTNCITFKNTADFFLNFNYLNFVNETILIKGARHFQFEEIVAALEEKTHETVLEINLNSISHNLSFFKSKLKPTTKMMVMVKAFGYGNGGFEIAKLLEHHKVDYLGVAFADEGISLKNAGITLPIMVMNPETTSFSSIIQYKLEPEIYSLKGLNAFLNIAEKRKLKHFPIHVKLDTGMHRLGFEEENLDELIAVLKDNKFVTVKSILSHMATSDDLEHQDFAHSQIDLFEKLSSKLMAELQIKPIRHILNTSGISNFPEAQYDMVRLGIGLYGVSNDVEEQKYLENVGTLKSIISQIRTIQAGESVGYGRRFVAEKPTKIATIPIGYADGISRHWGNGVGFVTINNQKATIVGSICMDMLMVDITEINCKEGDSVIIFGESPSVSFIAEQLQTIPYEILTSISQRVKRVFYRE
- a CDS encoding aspartate-semialdehyde dehydrogenase encodes the protein MKLAVVGATGMVGEIMLKVLEERNFPYTELILVASEKSVGKVIEFKGQKHTVVGLQTAVDMKPEIAVFSAGGQTSLDWAPKFAAAGTTVIDNSSAWRMDPTKKLIVPEINANELTKEDKIIANPNCSTIQMVLALAPLHKKYNVKRVIVSTYQSITGTGVKAVQQFENEVAGIKGDMVYKYEINRNCIPQCDVFEPNGYTKEEMKLVKETKKILSDDSIKVTATAVRVPVVGGHSEAVNVEFSNDFDVNEVRTLLSQTDGVTVQDNLDTFTYPMPKYAEGKNDVFVGRIRRDESQDNTLNMWIVADNLRKGAATNTIQIAEYLIAHNLV